AGTTGCCGTGTTCATGGACATACAACAGGCTTTCGACAGGGTGTGGCACGAAGGCCTCCTCTTTAAGCTGAAAGGTATGCTGACTCCAGCACTGTTTCAGTTAATTTACAGCTTCTTGCAGGCCAGGAGCTTCAAAGTCGTTGTTGATGGAGCTGAATCCTTGCAACGTCCATGTCCCACAAGGAAGCGTACTTGGTCCTAcgctatacactttgtttacaGCAGATATGCCAACCGCTAGAGCGATAGCAGGAATTGACAAAGAAGACGTGCTGATCGCAACGTTCGCTGATGATACTGCTGTATTGACAAGAAGCACTTGTATCCACATAGCCTTCGCAAACTTTACAAATATACGTATACAGCTTCGAAAACTGGGCAAAGAAATGGAACATAGGAGTCAACAGCAGTAAATGCGGAAATGTGACTTTTACAACCAGGACTCAGACAAGCACAGAAATAACTTGTGCACAAGGCATCGCACAAATACTTAGGTATCATACTCGACAAGGCTACTAAATTTTAGACCACACGACTATGATAAGCACGCAGTTTGCACGaaggcaaagaaaaatgcAGTGGCTGCTCTCACGCCACAGAATAAGCTGACCTTACATAACAAGGTAACTATTTACAAAGCCATTCTTTCCCCTATATGGAGATACGCGCTGCAAATATATGGCACAGCTGCTAAGTCTAACTTAAGCAAAATAAGGGTAGCCCAAGCGCAGATCCTAAGGAAAATTTCTGGCGTCCCGTGGTATGTCCGCAACAGAGACAtcgaaaaaaatttaaaagtgccGATGGTTGGAGACGTACTGCAAAATTTGGCAACTAGATATGTGGAACGCCTCGGTAACCACTCAAATGCACTAGCCAGGCAACTAACAGCGCAACCAACGAGAAGACGCTTAAAAAGATGCCACCCAGTTGACCTCCCTAAAAGGGTCATcacttaaatgtaaataattgtatatatatgtagtatattaGATGTATGATATTGTCTAGTTAGCATATGTATGGACCCACGTGAtcactttgttattgttttccttATATATAACTAGATTAAGTTGCCCCAGCGTTTTTAACAGAAGCttgttttaaactaaataaaatcaaagaattgaattaaaacaaTGCGTAAAGTTGACTAGTTATACTTTCTACTCTTCTAAATCAGAAATCTTTATgactattttgctttttattgtgaatccatgaatataaatattatgataTTATGGCTGGGNNNNNNNNNNNNNNNNNNNNNNNNNNNNNNNNNNNNNNNNNNNNNNNNNNNNNNNNNNNNNNNNNNNNNNNNNNNNNNNNNNNNNNNNNNNNNNNNNNNNNNNNNNNNNNNNNNNNNNNNNNNNNNNNNNNNNNNNNNNNNNNNNNNNNNNNNNNNNNNNNNNNNNNNNNNNNNNNNNNNNNNNNNNNNNNNNNNNNNNNNNNNNNNNNNNNNNNNNNNNNNNNNNNNNNNNNNNNNNNNNNNNNNNNNNNNNNNNNNNNNNNNNNNNNNNNNNNNNNNNNNNNNNNNNNNNNNNNNNNNNNNNNNNNNNNNNNNNNNNNNNNNNNNNNNNNNNNNNNNNNNNNNNNNNNNNNNNNNNNNNNNNNNNNNNNNNNNNNNNNNNNNNNNNNNNNNNNNNNNNNNNNNNNNNNNNNNNNNNNNNNNNNNNNNNNNNNNNNNNNNNNNNNNNNNNNNNNNNNNNNNNNNNNNNNNNNNNNNNNNNNNNNNNNNNNNNNNNNNNNNNNNNNNNNNNNNNNNNNNNNNNNNNNNNNNNNNNNNNNNNNNNNNNNNNNNNNNNNNNNNNNNNNNNNNNNNNNNNNNNNNNNNNNNNNNNNNNNNNNNNNNNNNNNNNNNNNNNNNNNNNNNNNNNNNNNNNNNNNNNNNNNNNNNNNNNNNNNNNNNNNNNNNNNNNNNNNNNNNNNNNNNNNNNNNNNNNNNNNNNNNNNNNNNNNNNNNNNNNNNNNNNNNNNNNNNNNNNNNNNNNNNNNNNNNNNNNNNNNNNNNNNNNNNNNNNNNNNNNNNNNNNNNNNNNNNNNNNNNNNNNNNNNNNNNNNNNNNNNNNNNNNNNNNNNNNNNNNNNNNNNNNNNNNNNNNNNNNNNNNNNNNNNNNNNNNNNNNNNNNNNNNNNNNNNNNNNNNNNNNNNNNNNNNNNNNNNNNNNNNNNNNNNNNNNNNNNNNNNNNNNNNNNNNNNNNNNNNNNNNNNNNNNNNNNNNNNNNNNNNNNNNNNNNNNNNNNNNNNNNNNNNNNNNNNNNNNNNNNNNNNNNNNNNNNNNNNNNNNNNNNNNNNNNNNNNNNNNNNNNNNNNNNNNNNNNNNNNNNNNNNNNNNNNNNNNNNNNNNNNNNNNNNNNNNNNNNNNNNNNNNNNNNNNNNNNNNNNNNNNNNNNNNNNNNNNNNNNNNNNNNNNNNNNNNNNNNNNNNNNNNNNNNNNNNNNNNNNNNNNNNNNNNNNNNNNNNNNNNNNNNNNNNNNNNNNNNNNNNNNNNNNNNNNNNNNNNNNNNNNNNNNNNNNNNNNNNNNNNNNNNNNNNNNNNNNNNNNNNNNNNNNNNNNNNNNNNNNNNNNNNNNNNNNNNNNNNNNNNNNNNNNNNNNNNNNNNNNNNNNNNNNNNNNNNNNNNNNNNNNNNNNNNNNNNNNNNNNNNNNNNNNNNNNNNNNNNNNNNNNNNNNNNNNNNNNNNNNNNNNNNNNNNNNNNNNNNNNNNNNNNNNNNNNNNNNNNNNNNNNNNNNNNNNNNNNNNNNNNNNNNNNNNNNNNNNNNNNNNNNNNNNNNNNNNNNNNNNNNNNNNNNNNNNNNNNNNNNNNNNNNNNNNNNNNNNNNNNNNNNNNNNNNNNNNNNNNNNNNNNNNNNNNNNNNNNNNNNNNNNNNNNNNNNNNNNNNNNNNNNNNNNNNNNNNNNNNNNNNNNNNNNNNNNNNNNNNNNNNNNNNNNNNNNNNNNNNNNNNNNNNNNNNNNNNNNNNNNNNNNNNNNNNNNNNNNNNNNNNNNNNNNNNNNNNNNNNNNNNNNNNNNNNNNNNNNNNNNNNNNNNNNNNNNNNNNNNNNNNNNNNNNNNNNNNNNNNNNNNNNNNNNNNNNNNNNNNNNNNNNNNNNNNNNNNNNNNNNNNNNNNNNNNNNNNNNNNNNNNNNNNNNNNNNNNNNNNNNNNNNNNNNNNNNNNNNNNNNNNNNNNNNNNNNNNNNNNNNNNNNNNNNNNNNNNNNNNNNNNNNNNNNNNNNNNNNNNNNNNNNNNNNNNNNNNNNNNNNNNNNNNNNNNNNNNNNNNNNNNNNNNNNNNNNNNNNNNNNNNNNNNNNNNNNNNNNNNNNNNNNNNNNNNNNNNNNNNNNNNNNNNNNNNNNNNNNNNNNNNNNNNNNNNNNNNNNNNNNNNNNNNNNNNNNNNNNNNNNNNNNNNNNNNNNNNNNNNNNNNNNNNNNNNNNNNNNNNNNNNNNNNNNNNNNNNNNNNNNNNNNNNNNNNNNNNNNNNNNNNNNNNNNNNNNNNNNNNNNNNNNNNNNNNNNNNNNNNNNNNNNNNNNNNNNNNNNNNNNNNNNNNNNNNNNNNNNNNNNNNNNNNNNNNNNNNNNNNNNNNNNNNNNNNNNNNNNNNNNNNNNNNNNNNNNNNNNNNNNNNNNNNNNNNNNNNNNNNNNNNNNNNNNNNNNNNNNNNNNNNNNNNNNNNNNNNNNNNNNNNNNNNNNNNNNNNNNNNNNNNNNNNNNNNNNNNNNNNNNNNNNNNNNNNNNNNNNNNNNNNNNNNNNNNNNNNNNNNNNNNNNNNNNNNNNNNNNNNNNNNNNNNNNNNNNNNNNNNNNNNNNNNNNNNNNNNNNNNNNNNNNNNNNNNNNNNNNNNNNNNNNNNNNNNNNNNNNNNNNNNNNNNNNNNNNNNNNNNNNNNNNNNNNNNNNNNNNNNNNNNNNNNNNNNNNNNNNNNNNNNNNNNNNNNNNNNNNNNNNNNNNNNNNNNNNNNNNNNNNNNNNNNNNNNNNNNNNNNNNNNNNNNNNNNNNNNNNNNNNNNNNNNNNNNNNNNNNNNNNNNNNNNNNNNNNNNNNNNNNNNNNNNNNNNNNNNNNNNNNNNNNNNNNNNNNNNNNNNNNNNNNNNNNNNNNNNNNNNNNNNNNNNNNNNNNNNNNNNNNNNNNNNNNNNNNNNNNNNNNNNNNNNNNNNNNNNNNNNNNNNNNNNNNNNNNNNNNNNNNNNNNNNNNNNNNNNNNNNNNNNNNNNNNNNNNNNNNNNNNNNNNNNNNNNNNNNNNNNNNNNNNNNNNNNNNNNNNNNNNNNNNNNNNNNNNNNNNNNNNNNNNNNNNNNNNNNNNNNNNNNNNNNNNNNNNNNNNNNNNNNNNNNNNNNNNNNNNNNNNNNNNNNNNNNNNNNNNNNNNNNNNNNNNNNNNNNNNNNNNNNNNNNNNNNNNNNNNNNNNNNNNNNNNNNNNNNNNNNNNNNNNNNNNNNNNNNNNNNNNNNNNNNNNNNNNNNNNNNNNNNNNNNNNNNNNNNNNNNNNNNNNNNNNNNNNNNNNNNNNNNNNNNNNNNNNNNNNNNNNNNNNNNNNNNNNNNNNNNNNNNNNNNNNNNNNNNNNNNNNNNNNNNNNNNNNNNNNNNNNNNNNNNNNNNNNNNNNNNNNNNNNNNNNNNNNNNNNNNNNNNNNNNNNNNNNNNNNNNNNNNNNNNNNNNNNNNNNNNNNNNNNNNNNNNNNNNNNNNNNNNNNNNNNNNNNNNNNNNNNNNNNNNNNNNNNNNNNNNNNNNNNNNNNNNNNNNNNNNNNNNNNNNNNNNNNNNNNNNNNNNNNNNNNNNNNNNNNNNNNNNNNNNNNNNNNNNNNNNNNNNNNNNNNNNNNNNNNNNNNNNNNNNNNNNNNNNNNNNNNNNNNNNNNNNNNNNNNNNNNNNNNNNNNNNNNNNNNNNNNNNNNNNNNNNNNNNNNNNNNNNNNNNNNNNNNNNNNNNNNNNNNNNNNNNNNNNNNNNNNNNNNNNNNNNNNNNNNNNNNNNNNNNNNNNNNNNNNNNNNNNNNNNNNNNNNNNNNNNNNNNNNNNNNNNNNNNNNNNNNNNNNNNNNNNNNNNNNNNNNNNNNNNNNNNNNNNNNNNNNNNNNNNNNNNNNNNNNNNNNNNNNNNNNNNNNNNNNNNNNNNNNNNNNNNNNNNNNNNNNNNNNNNNNNNNNNNNNNNNNNNNNNNNNNNNNNNNNNNNNNNNNNNNNNNNNNNNNNNNNNNNNNNNNNNNNNNNNNNNNNNNNNNNNNNNNNNNNNNNNNNNNNNNNNNNNNNNNNNNNNNNNNNNNNNNNNNNNNNNNNNNNNNNNNNNNNNNNNNNNNNNNNNNNNNNNNNNNNNNNNNNNNNNNNNNNNNNNNNNNNNNNNNNNNNNNNNNNNNNNNNNNNNNNNNNNNNNNNNNNNNNNNNNNNNNNNNNNNNNNNNNNNNNNNNNNNNNNNNNNNNNNNNNNNNNNNNNNNNNNNNNNNNNNNNNNNNNNNNNNNNNNNNNNNNNNNNNNNNNNNNNNNNNNNNNNNNNNNNNNNNNNNNNNNNNNNNNNNNNNNNNNNNNNNNNNNNNNNNNNNNNNNNNNNNNNNNNNNNNNNNNNNNNNNNNNNNNNNNNNNNNNNNNNNNNNNNNNNNNNNNNNNNNNNNNNNNNNNNNNNNNNNNNNNNNNNNNNNNNNNNNNNNNNNNNNNNNNNNNNNNNNNNNNNNNNNNNNNNNNNNNNNNNNNNNNNNNNNNNNNNNNNNNNNNNNNNNNNNNNNNNNNNNNNNNNNNNNNNNNNNNNNNNNNNNNNNNNNNNNNNNNNNNNNNNNNNNNNNNNNNNNNNNNNNNNNNNNNNNNNNNNNNNNNNNNNNNNNNNNNNNNNNNNNNNNNNNNNNNNNNNNNNNNNNNNNNNNNNNNNNNNNNNNNNNNNNNNNNNNNNNNNNNNNNNNNNNNNNNNNNNNNNNNNNNNNNNNNNNNNNNNNNNNNNNNNNNNNNNNNNNNNNNNNNNNNNNNNNNNNNNNNNNNNNNNNNNNNNNNNNNNNNNNNNNNNNNNNNNNNNNNNNNNNNNNNNNNNNNNNNNNNNNNNNNNNNNNNNNNNNNNNNNNNNNNNNNNNNNNNNNNNNNNNNNNNNNNNNNNNNNNNNNNNNNNNNNNNNNNNNNNNNNNNNNNNNNNNNNNNNNNNNNNNNNNNNNNNNNNNNNNNNNNNNNNNNNNNNNNNNNNNNNNNNNNNNNNNNNNNNNNNNNNNNNNNNNNNNNNNNNNNNNNNNNNNNNNNNNNNNNNNNNNNNNNNNNNNNNNNNNNNNNNNNNNNNNNNNNNNNNNNNNNNNNNNNNNNNNNNNNNAGAAAGCACGCACTTACTCAAATTTGgtacaaatgtattttagtAATTATCAATTTTAAGATTGCTAatctataatttgttttgcttgctattaATACAgttgtttgttataaaatatatatttagttattaatgGTAATACTTAGCGctaagtaaaaacaaaattataaagtcAAAGTAACAGTTcattataaaaaagaaaacccaAGAGAACCTCTTGCTTTCCTAAGGACTTTTTCGTTGCAGCTTTGCTCGTTCCACTGTTCAGTTCTTCGGGGAATTTGCTTTGAGTTTCGTATAGTAGGTAGGGGGGTAAGGGGTTAGCGTTTACGCGCTGCTCTTGTGAGATCGCCAATTCCAGTCTGACTTTGTGACATTAACAAGGCAAAACTGAAGtttattatgtgtgtgtgtggggggggggACTTAAAATTTGGATTGCAACTGGTAGAGGAATGACGCTGTAGTTGGTGGAGCGGACTCTAATAGGTTTGAATTAGAGCAGCCACGTGCTGTTTCTCCTCATCGGTGAGACCGTTCTTTAATGTGCGGCGCACTGCAAgtatacaaatgtttttaaataaatcgtTAATATAATGAAAGAGTTTTTCCAAATGTTTATCATGCATTCGAATGTTAGTTGACATGCAGCAGCTACTGTGAAACAACTTTGAACATAacagaaaatgtaaaataaaaacagcaagacaaacacaaaaagcaataaaactcaacaaaaataaaaccttTGCttgcaaacattatttttaacaaaattaaatatgaattaaaactAACCAAAAAACACATAGTGCATGATAAAAACCTAAAAACGGTTTTCAGTGCTGTTTTGATAACAGGATAACAGCAAAGGTTATCTATGGCGATGCTGCTCTTTCAACTGTGAATCCTTCACGCGTGCGGCTACGCTTCACTTCAGCAgtaatttgattgattgattcattgatattttgatttggttggttggttgaaTTTGTTGGGTGCGttaatataagaaaattaataacaaaaaattaaaaaaaccgATTCTAGTTTTTGATTGGCCTacacactttgatatttttatccAAATATTCCACATTTATTCAATactaaattgatttgcttgtgTGCCATCGGATAAATAAATtcgcaaaaatttaaatttctagtcaaagtgcataaaaaagttggctgcgcccaactttaagccgttcttgtttttgtttaaagctaGCAATGAACAGAAAAAAGTGCGTAAGCGTCGAGggatttaatttgtttggttGTGTTTAGCGAAACAGTAAATATTTGGAAATCTTGTTTAATTCTTTAGCCTGGAGTGtctgtgttttttatatgtgcCCAGTTAATGGTACTAAACATAGCGCGCTGTGTGTAAATCGAAGATTTGAAAAAAGAGGTAATTGTCAGCGCAACCCAAAGGCATCTCATCAATAGGGATCAGGTTAGATGAAGACTCAACTTACATGATTTGCGATCCGCATTGCGAGTGCGCTTGCGCTCTCTGGGAGTGGTGCGTGTGCCAGACGCCTTGGTCGCTGTCTTGACCAGAGATTCGAGTATTTCATCATCGCCATCGGTGAACTGCTCCTCACTTTGGCGCGCAATGGGCGAACGCAGCTGCTCCGCGCGTCGACGTCGCCAGGTGAGTGTGCCATCGGCTTGGTCTGCGCTGGCCGTGCCCAAGAGTTGCCTAAAAGCACAAAGAGCATAAATTGAGGCATatctatatttatacatattgtGTGTTAGTTACTTTAACTCGGCATCTTGCGTATCCTCTTTGGTCTGAGCCTTGAACTTGGCCATGTCTATGATGAGCTTGCCACGCGTCTTGTTGCGCTCGCGATGATTGGCCTTcttctccagctgctgctgcacgcgCTCCCTGGTGGTGCGATACTCCAGCGCGAACTCGGAGAGCGTGCGACAAAACTCATTTGGCCGCGACTCTGCCACACTGTGCTGCGGCATGCCCAGCCAGAGCAGAAACTTGCGATAACGATTCATGACGCGACGATgcacaatttgtaaaattataatacGCTCGGCGCAGTCAGCCAAGAAGTCAACAAGCTTTTGCTTCAGCGGCGGCGCACAGTCATGCTTGGCTATAAGCTTCAGACGATCCCAGCTGGCTTTGCACTCAGACTCCAGTTGCGTTAGGTTGTGTGCCAAGTCGGTGAAGTCCGCCTTGGAGGCGCGTGTTATGGGGCCGATTTCAGAGTAGAGATCGCTGGTGTCGCTGCAGGTCTCCATGACCATGTGGCAAAGATGATGCAGCAGTGAATGCTTGTGCACCGTGTCCTTGACCTCTGGCACCTTGGCCAGATACTCAATCTGAAAGCCCTTGACAGGTGCGCCGTTCAGAAAAATACCCACCGAGAGCAAGGTGGAGAGAATGCAGCGGAAGGTGCGATTCTGACGCAATATCTCAATGCCCTGCTTGAGATCCATCAGTGGCTCGGCAATTTCCTTCtgtaaatgcataatttaaattactaatCTATACTTTGAGCTCATTCATGCTACGCACCTCGCTATTGTCAAAGTCCAGTCGAAAGGCCCATAGTTTCAAGCGCGCTCCCAACTCCGAAATGGAGGCAAGTGTCAGCAGAAATTGCTCAGCGCTGCCCAGCGGCATTTCCGGATTCGACATCATTGCTTCCTGTATCTTGCCGCGCTCCTCATCCGACGGCAACATATTCAACAGCTTGTCTATGCCCTCGCGTGTTACGACCGTAGCATCCATTTTCAATATGGCCGCTTTAATGGCTCGCGGTGGCGGCAACTTGGTCATGGCTATGTTAATGGCATTGGAACGCTTATGATCCAGCACTATGatctctttgcttttgttcaaCTCTTGTTGTTTCTGCAAAAGGTGCACGAGTGTTAGTGATGCATTGATATATTGATAATGTGAGTTCGAGTACAGTTTGTGTTGGGAAAACAAGAGAGAGGGGGAAATAAAGTGCAGtctaacaaatacaaatgatagcaacaacaataaaaagagaGAATGTTGAGCAGAACTGCAACCGAATCAGAGTctaatttgaaataaagcgagctcaatttttaaattttttattgcagttcTGCTTCAAGACTAAATCAACAAATGCGCTACGACTTTAgttgtgttggtgtgtgtctgtgtgtgcgtgtctgtgtgtgtgtgtgtgtgtgaacattGACCAACACCCAGCATTACATAGAACAGTATCAGAAACAGAGTGTAAAAATACAGACAGTGCGAgataaacaaatgtgtaaaAAGTTAACTTTTTTTTCACTCACCTcctaaacatattttaattgcattttataacatattttttggtttgtttttagATATTATGTTTTAGCACAGAAACATTTATGTAGATTTATCCGCAAAACAGAGAAGAAGACCGTTATTAAAACATGTCCAGAAATAAATGGGAAGAAGAATACAAATATCATTCGCAACATTTATAAACtagatatatattatatatggaTATATTTTAATCGTTGTATTATTGACACTTGCGTTAGCCCCTActtagcagcaaattaaattcgatAGCAATACGCACCTTGGTCATCAAGTCTTTGGCGCGGGACTCAAAGAGATGCTCGAGCTTCTGGGTATCCACATTGGCATTGGGCAGCTCATCCCAAATGGTTTTGCCCACCACCTGAGGTATCATATCCTCACGAACTTCCTTCCAGAATAGCTTGACCTATACATCAAATTTACATAAGGAATATATTCCGAAAATCTCTCAACACTTTCACCACACTCACAGTTTTCTTCGTCTTCCTTATGGTATTTGTCCCATTTGCCAGATCGCCATTCTCCGAACCATTCATGGAACTATTGACGCTATTGGTCAGACTACTTGGGCCATAGCCGCCATAGCTAAACATCGGTGGTGGCGCCAGACTGGGCGGCATCATGGGTGGTGGCATCACCATACCGCCACCtagcggcggcggtggtggtggtatACCAGCGCCCAAGCCACGCGGTGCCAGCACATCCTTCTCATCGTCCGAATGCAAGTCCGTAAAGTCCATATCGCATAAATTCAAAGGTCGCGTTATACCTCTCACTAATTCCTCCCAGTGTAGTTCGTTCTCAGATTTCTTCGGTTCGGACTTTTTCAGTTCCTGATCAACGCTTGATGAgctgccataaaaaaaaacacaaagcgaTTCGATTGTTAGATAGATTACAAAGTTCAGTCAAAGCCTATTATTATGGTCAAGTGATATTGGTCATATCATAATGAGCTGTTCTGCTAATAAATCGCCCATAAAGACTTATCTCTCATGTGTGTTCATTTCACCTGGCAGCAAGATAAGCTCACTCCAAGCAAAGACGATAGTGGAAAACATAGAACATGCGAGCGATTACGAAAACTTTCTAAAGAAATGGGCATTGTCTGACGTGGGGTTATGTAAAGAGTTAAATAAAACACGTCCTCTGatttcaaaatgttttttttttgaggtaTAATGCAGattctacttttttttaataaattgaaaggcaatataaaatcaaaaatttataattataataatataattatttttttatgacttgACACCATTTCCTGCAACTGTAACAATAAATCTGACACCAACTGTATTTTTAGTACAGCAATAATTCGATTCTTTcgcagctctctctctctctctctctctctcgtatatgataagatttatttatattgcctGTGGGGGCCTATAAAAGGCGCTCATTTTGTGCTACAAATCATAGTCAGCCCATAAACTTAAAGCAGCATGGATGTAAGtggctttaataaaaattatattctatatatctgttatatattcaaaatttattgcctTGCAGTTCGAAGCAATTGTTGAAAAGTCCAAGGCCTTCAGCCACAAGCCACCACCAGAGGTCTATCTGGAGTTCTACGGGCTCTACAAGCAGTTCAATGTGGGTGACATCGACATTGAGCGTCCCGATGCCTCGGATAAGGAGGCCAGTGGCAAATACGAGGCCTGGCTTAGCCGCAAGGGCATGTCTGTAGATGCCGCCAAAGCTGCTTACGTCACACTCTATGAGAAATACGCTCCCATGTAcacataaatttgattaaagtttGCAATCAACTGTATTCAATGGTAGCAAAGTACAGTTGCTTACTCAGCTTAGTTACTGCCGGACCAGACCTTTGATACAAGTCTTgcacaaaagcaattaaagtttgttctttttttatattaccGACATGACAAAGTCATAATCAGCCAGCACCGCAGCTTATcgtaactgctgctgctgcatatcgATATCTAAACGTAGCAACCATAAATTATTATCAGCTAATGGGTTTTCGTATAAAAAGGCTAGTTGCTGAACTAAACAGCACTCATTAGCCCACTGAAGCAACTGAAGTAATACACAAAATGGATGTAAGTATCACTGATGTGTCGTGGGACTCTGGGCTAAGGAGGATTATCTATAatgttctatatatataatttctatatagTTCAACACCGCCTCCGAGAAAGCCAAGAAGTTCACCAAGACTCCCACCAATGACGAGTTCTTGGAATTCTACGGACTGTACAAGCAGGCGACCGTTGGTGATAACAACACTGCCGAACCCGGTGCATTGGATCTGAAGGGCAAGGCCAAGTGGAACGCATGGAACAAGCACAAGGGCATGTCCCAGGATGCCGCCAAGGCCGCCTACATTGCCACCTATGAGAAATACGCACCCAAGTATGCTTAAGTGTCTTGA
The DNA window shown above is from Drosophila busckii strain San Diego stock center, stock number 13000-0081.31 chromosome 3L, ASM1175060v1, whole genome shotgun sequence and carries:
- the LOC108599800 gene encoding FH1/FH2 domain-containing protein 3 isoform X2 — its product is MIVKMEPDELITLRVQYLLDSDPLDATTAFPIPVRAPTYAFATTMPLATQLVTILRLLNAPQSIDDAAIQVYKDGDFGAYLDLESSLAEQTEEIEGLQASRKNSLVVRTQLSVRVHAIIEKLLSAEGSDLRRALFSLKQVFQEDKDLVHAFVALGGLNCLVRVGNCADQNYQNYILRALGQVMLYVDGMNGVMKHQPTMEWLYSLIASNYRSVVKTALKLLLVFVEYAESNCYVLVSALHAVDNAQGTLPWTNIMRLLKDYDNADAELVIYATSLINKTLAGLNDQDSFYDESDLLEQQGMETVIQRYMSKPGTDLDLLDQLQLYEAVLKFEDGESDGQRLPQNSMRKTQRYRPGSNTTERRKSRRHSTDNSPAPLTKVLPTAVLRMTPTQATLDEDDSSGSANSTEFSSGLFQEKKPRDMAGVTPGLRRRRERAERHKSFLKEQEEAAANGIFALQSGQREAYDLDGKDMLLQLKRDHTVKDLTQKLSNLPTSPTQESGQRAIVGDMSGLIRKPKRGCKSEEQGEIVRASSSVDQELKKSEPKKSENELHWEELVRGITRPLNLCDMDFTDLHSDDEKDVLAPRGLGAGIPPPPPPLGGGMVMPPPMMPPSLAPPPMFSYGGYGPSSLTNSVNSSMNGSENGDLANGTNTIRKTKKTVKLFWKEVREDMIPQVVGKTIWDELPNANVDTQKLEHLFESRAKDLMTKKQQELNKSKEIIVLDHKRSNAINIAMTKLPPPRAIKAAILKMDATVVTREGIDKLLNMLPSDEERGKIQEAMMSNPEMPLGSAEQFLLTLASISELGARLKLWAFRLDFDNSEKEIAEPLMDLKQGIEILRQNRTFRCILSTLLSVGIFLNGAPVKGFQIEYLAKVPEVKDTVHKHSLLHHLCHMVMETCSDTSDLYSEIGPITRASKADFTDLAHNLTQLESECKASWDRLKLIAKHDCAPPLKQKLVDFLADCAERIIILQIVHRRVMNRYRKFLLWLGMPQHSVAESRPNEFCRTLSEFALEYRTTRERVQQQLEKKANHRERNKTRGKLIIDMAKFKAQTKEDTQDAELKQLLGTASADQADGTLTWRRRRAEQLRSPIARQSEEQFTDGDDEILESLVKTATKASGTRTTPRERKRTRNADRKSLRRTLKNGLTDEEKQHVAALIQTY
- the LOC108599804 gene encoding acyl-CoA-binding protein, with product MDFEAIVEKSKAFSHKPPPEVYLEFYGLYKQFNVGDIDIERPDASDKEASGKYEAWLSRKGMSVDAAKAAYVTLYEKYAPMYT
- the LOC108599805 gene encoding acyl-CoA-binding protein homolog — encoded protein: MDFNTASEKAKKFTKTPTNDEFLEFYGLYKQATVGDNNTAEPGALDLKGKAKWNAWNKHKGMSQDAAKAAYIATYEKYAPKYA